A single genomic interval of Megalobrama amblycephala isolate DHTTF-2021 linkage group LG15, ASM1881202v1, whole genome shotgun sequence harbors:
- the sema7a gene encoding semaphorin-7A, with protein MKMLLKRRYFSVDIKGIVAYPWFIYGACFQCVFCSFNPRLTLRQDDWRLLYNTNYSHTVLFHQEGSNSLLVGGLNNVLHIDVDSRQILENFTLDPNLPRCGESFCENVVTVIERFEDCTFVCGTNGEEPMCWKLFPKESNRSTEVVDGTGISPHTCTQNSLSLMADGDLYAAAPLYSDGTLLQFRRKAGNRISVWMHDQWVSEPTFISIFLAKRKNDSLNEKIYVLFREKNSDTSPEADPWISRVARVCKVDEGGPKQLLQNIWTSFLKARLVCGIPSESLYFNRLQDVFFQHAEDWTDSRVYALFSSSWNSTAVCIYSLKDLDDVFESSSYKGYTGAIPNPRPGTCVKNSNSVPHSTLQIIKDYPEMKDWIHPIQRETPFFTSNKNFTKIAVDRVQASNESMHNVLLLATDDGVILKILEDGSKAFIISETHLCNGSAPIHSMKLDSEKRKLFVGYPGQLSMLDLQRCQDYNASCEECVLSRDPYCAWTERGCTSQTEGGIQNIANGLTNVCNQNSVGRFRRDVQQSSTAPLKIRHDVPSDVPFYLSCPVDSHHATYRWEHGDKRSPCQQTQSECLLLIPSMKDDMYGNYKCVSHERDYTKTVNEYDLFPKRAFNDAVKLRALDWLMAAFVTSAFYLCSL; from the exons ATGAAAATGCTCCTAAAACGGCGATATTTCTCTGTCGACATCAAAGGCATTGTGGCGTATCCTTGGTTTATTTATGGAGCGTGCTTCCAGTGCGTCTTTTGCTCTTTTAATCCTAGATTAACACTGAGACAAG ATGATTGGCGACTGTTATACAACACAAACTATAGTCATACAGTTTTATTTCATCAAGAAGGATCAAATAGTCTGTTGGTGGGAGGATTAAATAATGTTCTACATATTGATGTGGACAGTCGTCAGATTCTGGAG AACTTCACTCTGGATCCAAACTTACCAAGGTGTGGTGAG AGCTTCTGTGAAAATGTAGTCACAGTAATTGAAAGATTTGAAGACTGCACATTTGTATGTGGGACGAATGGAGAAGAGCCGATGTGTTGGAAACTG tttcccAAAGAAAGCAATCGTTCCACTGAGGTTGTAGACGGGACAGGGATCTCacctcacacatgcacacaaaactCGCTGTCCCTGATGGCAG ATGGAGATCTTTATGCAGCAGCTCCTCTGTACAGTGATGGAACTCTGCTGCAGTTTCGAAGAAAAGCTGGAAATCGAATCAGCGTATGGATGCATGATCAGTGGGTCTCAG AACCCACGTTTATCTCCATTTTTTTGGCAAAGCGCAAAAATGACTCCTTGAATGAGAAGATATACGTCTTATTTCGTGAAAAAAACTCGGACACAAGCCCAGAAGCTGATCCTTGGATATCTAGAGTTGCCAGAGTGTGTAAG GTTGATGAGGGCGGTCCCAAGCAGTTACTCCAGAACATATGGACCTCTTTCCTGAAGGCACGACTTGTGTGTGGGATTCCTAGCGAGTCGTTGTACTTCAACCGTCTACAGGATGTTTTCTTCCAGCATGCTGAGGACTGGACGGACTCGCGAGTGTATGCGCTCTTCTCCAGCAGCTG GAACTCTACTGCTGTCTGCATATATTCCTTGAAGGATCTTGATGATGTTTTTGAGAGTTCTTCCTACAAAGGTTATACTGGGGCGATTCCCAACCCAAGACCAGGAACG TGTGTGAAAAACAGCAACTCCGTTCCACATTCTACCCTCCAAATTATAAAAGACTATCCAGAGATGAAGGACTGGATTCATCCCATTCAACGAGAAACACCTTTCTTCACGAGTAATAAGAACTTTACCAAGATAGCTGTTGACCGAGTCCAGGCTTCAAATGAAAGCATGCACAATGTGCTGCTGCTTGCAACAG ACGATGGAGTGATCCTCAAGATCCTGGAGGACGGCTCCAAAGCTTTTATCATCTCTGAAACGCATCTGTGCAATGGCTCCGCACCCATACATTCAATGAAACTTGACTCTGAGAAG AGGAAGCTGTTCGTAGGATATCCTGGTCAGTTGTCCATGTTAGACCTGCAGAGATGTCAAGACTACAATGCTTCCTGTGAGGAATGTGTTCTTTCCCGTGACCCCTACTGCGCTTGGACTGAACGAGGCTGCACGTCTCAAACTGA AGGAGGAATACAAAACATTGCTAATGGACTGACTAATGTATGTAACCAAAACTCAG TGGGAAGATTCAGACGTGATGTACAACAATCATCGACAGCTCCATTAAAGATTCGACACGACGTGCCCAGTGATGTTCCCTTTTATCTCTCTTGTCCTGTTGATTCCCATCATGCCACTTATAGATGGGAACATGGGGACAAGAGAAGCCCATGCCAGCAGACTCAATCAGAATGCCTCCTCCTCATCCCATCAATGAAGGATGACATGTATGGCAATTACAAATGTGTTTCCCATGAACGTGATTACACCAAAACTGTGAATGAATATGACCTTTTTCCTAAGCGTGCTTTTAATGATGCTGTCAAGCTCAGAGCACTGGACTGGTTAATGGCGGCATTTGTCACTAGCGCCTTCTATCTGTGCTCGCTTTAA